Sequence from the Ostrinia nubilalis chromosome 26, ilOstNubi1.1, whole genome shotgun sequence genome:
tACTTAATAATGGTAGTAATTAAGATACATACACCGCTCCTCAGCATGTCCTCTTTCTTGACTGACTCAGTGTCATACGGTGGGTTTAACGCAGCCTCTAAAGCTGACTGCATCGCCACTTGGATCACTTTTTCGGGAGATGACTGGAAAACAAcattaataatttgaatttaacgttTAAAATATcgcaacagacataataaagtGGAGTCATAAAAAGGTCATTAATAATTCGTTGATCAGAtgatatcaatttatttatctGCTGTCTTATATAGGTATTTTAATTTGGAGGTGTCTACTCAATAGGCACTTGCCAGGTGAAAATCTTACGACTCATACTAATACTTATCTAATCGAATTGAACCTACCTAAGTTTGTTTATTACCGATTGTACTTAgcgtaggtaagtaagtagacCTACCATGCACAAAATAGCAAGTTATGATAATTATTAGGAGGTACTTACTTTGACTGGAATTATTTCCTGGTTACTTTTTTCCTGAAAATGattaacaaacatttaatttatttttagagcGTCCAAACGAAAAACGTGACTACTTATCTATTAATAGGTACTGACCCGAGATTCTCCGCTAGTTTTCGATGgctttttctgtaaaaaaaaaacaccattACGCAAGGGATAAAATACACAAAGGAAATTCAGTTTTGTTTGTTACTTAAAATCGTAAGGTAAGTTATAATGCAGATTAATATTAAGAAgagatcgagttaactgcgcacctggcagccgtgacgtcacatcgacccTCGTAGGACAGGGCGAACGAgaagtgcgagggagagtcgcattccagggtggtgcgcagttagctcgatcagTTTTTAATGTAAACAAGGGTGTTACTCACTTCCGTATAAGGATATACGGGGACAAATCTTCTGCTCAAGTCGGTGTAATATTCAGGATATCTGTAGTGCGGGTTGGAGGCAAACACGTCAGCAGGGTCTCCTGCATTCTTCTCTGGTCCATATTGTACGTCGTGTTTCTCCTAAAATGGTCACGTAAAAAGTCTCTGagcctttttaaccgacttcaacaaaaggaggaggttctcaattcggttggtatttttatttaagtctATCGATATCTCGCTGGAGCGAAGTCGAagctaacttcgaactcctctatgttcttctgattatgTTCGTTGCGGGTGAAATTAGGTacagtttaactttaccccgagacaaacttgacgttcactggttgggtttttattggcggtcaagctgtagattctggctactcAGGAGTTGTAGTGGTGGGAATAGTATAGTATATAAAGTATAGTAGCTAGTACTTAGTCCCATTAAAAAGTATATCGATATGATTCAGCAGAATCTGCATTACATGCTTTGATGtgtagtaagtaagtagtagGGGTTTGTTTCAATCAAAGGACGACGtacacagctggacaaaggcctcccccaaggatgcCCACTTCGACCggacctgcgctgcccgcattcaggtgctTCCCCTGAGGTGAGTTTAAGTAGGGGTAGAATAAAGaatgtgggatatgatgttgatccacaataaggaagctagatgttagtgcttccttccgaacgggtgttatgctcggggaccaaggtcctatttacaccatcttggtttgtctatacagggtggaagcgataagtgatctcactcgattatttctaaactatacaagatatccaaaaactggttactgatcctgaaagtgcttcacgagctctatccaacggtaccaataataggttacaaaataaactgaatctgtctgaaaattcaatgtttccagcctccatacatttagtaaaaccacactaaattaaaaactatacaagatatctaaaaacaggttattgatcctgaaaatgcttcacgagctctatccaacagtaccaataataagtaataaaataaactggatctatccgaaaattcaatgtttccagcttccatacctacatttagtactgccacagtcatgacactcatgtcttgataatattatagcaagtaaagccttaaATGAATGtgttccatgaataattttaaataacagtgcaatttacgagttaattttaagtgtttattttttaaaataaaaaaaattaacactctaatattgtgtggctggaatactggcatacatttagtatggaggctgaaaacattgaattttcggatagatcaagttaattctgtaacccattattgatatcgtttgaaagagctcgtgaagcactttcaggatcagtaatcagtttttcgatatcttgtatagtttagaaataatcgagtgagatcacttatcgtttccaccctgtatatacttgTCAGGAtagaaaactccgtcaccgcgatgcaggtttgtatgagcggcggagtgtgccatagtgtagtagtaacagcgccatctgttggtcactagtttgtagtggcgtcgccacaAGAATAATAGACGACACCGATAATAGTCCTTTTGCAAAATGACTAGCTAGTTTGTAGGTaagacataagaataaaatgTTCTTACGGGTTTCACGTTCCGTAATTTCTGGAGCTTGTATTTGAATTCATCGGAATCACTACCTTCCCCGCTAGAAAAATAGGACATGCAGGGCTGAAAAAACGTTCTGTAAACTTATTAAATGACATCatgaaaattaatatcttttaCTAATAACAACCCCATTTTACTTGAGACTCGCTTGTATTTTAAGGTCATCACAAAAAGCCAACCtctaagtatttaaaaagataagaGTCGTGTAGAAAATGGTGTTTGTATCGAGGTATTCGTACTTACCCTTGGTAAAATCATAAGAAAACTCATAATAGATATTATAGTACACGTTAACTCCATCTTTCTAGACTGCTGCTGGATTAAGAAATAAACCGAGTGTGACCAAAAGTTAATTGGTgtggttttttattagttttgatTGATAAATCACATTAAGTTCGGTTGACGTTCGTAGAGAGTATTTTCCAATATAACGATTCAAAATGTTATATTGGAAAAAGAAACAGTACAAAATAATGCACTTATGGAAATATTAAGATATACCTTTTCATTATTATTGtggaaatattataaattaatcgCTTGTTTTCTTTCAATCaaagttaattttattgtaacgcCTGAAAATTCTTTAAGAGCAATGTTGCTTACTCATGAGCGTTCTACAAAatgttagttaaataaatattaaatttattattttcaaagacTACTAAACCGCTGTATTAAAACATAGCTTGTAGAGCTAATAGAGATTGGGGCAGAAAGATTCATGAGTGGCGATCACGGGCCGGAAGTTGTGTGGGAAGGCATCCCACTATTCCCACTaagtaggtggaccgacgatcggTGAAGGTTGCGGGTAGAACCTGGATGTGAGCAGTGTAGGACTTTGGGTGGCCCTATGTCCAGCCGTAGACATCACTTCTTGgctgaatataaaaattactaatCCAAATGTGATTAGATTTCtttcggccgaatactgaaacactactcaaatctttcactcagctgacgggctcctaaatttaagtatccttcaattttaaatggtattctcaaacaccactcaacggatttgaagccgtgatcagctaagcagctctcaaatgtttacctaatggcaacatttaccaaaaaaagtatgttttcatttacacaaatgatgactttacgttttttatccattacacgcagcatcgtttggttatgtactgtcttttatggaaatatactcaatcaacttaacatagaacagtttatttttagtttctattatacataattctcgttttattatataaaataattaatgcttgcatttttatttaattaaaaaaaaatttaaaggtgaaactttttattgttgaaatctattaagtggcgatcgtggaccgaaacgtaaccacaattgacatttatcattgttgacagagcatcaaattgacaaatcaacaactcttggaaatgctgcgaTGTCCCCATATTATTATTCCTCAGAAGTAGGCacgtttatgtaaagcgatttcatagcagctattttggttgttactttgcAGCTTTGTGctctatacgatgcacagttggctgttcgatgtggaagatatcacctagtacacacGTTCATAatttcccgttgcgtagaaccgtAGGGTTATACctatataataagtatttggtccactggttgtatggcgtttggtgaggggtttcaaagagcttccaaattatgaatccagaaacaacaccgtttcttttgagacgcggaacctcgctcggaattgcatgtcataataatatttttcaatagcgttcagccttattgcgttcctgcgattagatctaggtatttcctcgaggctcgaaagaaatgataacgatgacacagacattatttaccattatttaggtcgatttaggtataagaataggatttaagataccgcgcaagcactctcaaatttaacggctgctcaagacgatttgacagttgtttgagtaatgcttagcgttgaatggcgtttcagtattcgaaaattcatttaagtggcgtttgagtgcaacttaatttgagaggtgcttaaaaattgagaactgctcagatattgttttgagtatgcgaaatgtaagtttaggagctgcttaactatttgagaagccgtcaaatatttaaatggcgtttcagtattcggccgtttgtccgttacaattttaaaaataaaagaaaatgttgctagctaaaaaaaaaacaaattttagtAGATTTACGTACGGTCACGCAGCGAGAGGACGTACCTTCctagtattttcatttttacatGAGATaattacgtctatgcttcgtttCAACTAGCTGCCAAAAcgacaccgcgatacggatATTCGTTCGTCGTCCGGGCGCGTTGAAGACAAAAATTTTTAGCGCAAAAGGGGCCCAGGTtgactcgaccgggttgtatatTCCTCACACACCACACTGGACGACTTAATATTTGCATACAGGAACTGCACCCATACAACactttaatttcatttaaattcaaattctaatGTCGAATTTTTACAAGTTATCTTGCACAGCAGCTTGCACTTGCACTAGAAAATAGTagtttttaaagttttaatcTGGCAACTGGATTTAGCGTTGATCTTGTCTTGATTGACTTGATTTGACGTTTGAGTCAGCTGAAAAGGCAGAAAAGtgttaattacttttattaatcTCAAACAAAATTGCAGTTTTATTTGTTGTGGAAGGGTGCGTTAATAACTGAGTATCAGTTACGCGAGCACTTTAATGTAGAATCACGTTTAACGTCGTAAATACCGTACGCGAAGAGAATTCCATTGTTTggatgtttagttttttttggtgTTAGATTTGTAGAATTTGAGCGATGTTTGGTAGGCCGAGGTGTAGGGAATGGACACCTCTTGCAACGCAGCAACTTCGTTTGAGGAGCCTTATTCAGGTAACTTAGTAATGTTGAAAAATTCCGAGGAGTTTTGGTTTACTAACATACGCCTACATCCTCCAGAAATGTGTGGGTTGGATGTCATAATAAAAATGACGTGATGCTTCCCGAACTCGTTCGGATTGTCCCATGGAATGTGCACGATTGGTTGACATAGAATTGAACCACCTGatgataacaaaataaatgCGTTTAGTCactatttataaaaatagaaatttgCTATAAAATTCCTGGATTAGGGTCCAGTGTGGAAAGATTTACTTGACCAATTCCCATGGAATTTTAAGTTTAGCCAATGCTGTTAATTGGCTAAACTTAAAATTCCATGGGAATTGGTCAAGTTCACATTTTTTGCCTAATCTACAGATAGCAAGTTGTCAGCTATCATCATTCTATGTGTATTATACAGTTACATTCTTACTGTGTAGATCACAAACATGTGTGGTGTAGTTAACACTTTGGTGGACAGTAGGTACAAGTTAAGAATTACTTCCCAAATGACACTACTTATTCACATACATTGCCTATGGGCGTAGTGTCAATGTAAAACGAGTAAAAACTATGGTGTCTAAAGGCATTCTGTTGTATCATTCTTTACTACCTGAATGCCTGTGGATGTTACTGTTAATGTgttaatacttatttaaaatataagtTTATACTGATAGGTTACACAGACCTGTTAACTAAAtattaaagattatttattctCCGATACCAGATAATACATAATGTAACAGTTACATTATTAACTACAACATATTTTTCTGTTTTCTAtttcagtataaaaaaaattggtacttatttatttaattggtactatttatttttcaagtttattattattgtctcataattttattatcaaaaaaacaatTCTTTGATTTTACGAAGTGAaagtactaaaataaaattgagcAGCTATTTTGTAGATGTCAAAGAGTTAGTAACAATTCCTAAGTAATCAGCTTCAATCTTTATTGCAGTCAAGATAAGTGTGAGTTCACCGAAAACTGAAATTAATATCACACCTCATTTCTAAAAAGAGTAGAGAATAGTACAAACCTAATTCATTTCGGCAGTCTTCGTCTATCAACATTCTCATGTAGATTTCTACTTGACtgaaggtcctatgtcccctagatggggcaaaggacgtccacaacagtcctctaTCTCgttcgctccaagtcttgccgattttcttcgcctcgtctgctatcTAGATCTCTAGAAACATCCCGATTCCTGACACCTTTGTGCATCCTATGCCTGAAAAATTAACACGTCACTATGGACAAGTGATAAGCAATCACACTGGTCCCACAGACAGTATGTTACTGATTGTTATCATCTACTTCCCACAGCTAAAATGATGCAAGCATTTAAAGTAAACATGGTTTGTAAGTACTGCGTACAGTCCCTATTTCTCATtactgtaataaaaataacacttatCAGTGGTGTAGTGtccctttttattattttaatatttgacgatttataAGCACTATTTTTAATAGTCCATGCAATTATAGGAATTTTAACTGGACTTAGACGGAACCTGTAAAAAACTTTTTGGGTGTTGAGCACTGCCTATATCATTGATACTGTAATGGCAATGTCTTTCAGACATTGTCTACTTTATTATAATAGTCATAGTCTCACAAAAACTATGTAATCTTCTTTTATAATGCAGATTCTCTCTGAGTAAATGAATAACAATGAACTAAAAAACTACAACTGTTTGACCTTAAATAAAATGTGTCTGGTTTTGGTACACTTACACATGCATCTCCAAACAAATATTAATCACTTAATAAATTCCACCTTGACATGACCTTACTTTTTCACGGTTGGTTGAACGCATGATAAACCGAATTTGTAATTTTCAGATTGTCGGTTACAACATTCGTCCACCAGAGGGATGCACTGCCCAATGCAGCTTCTATCTCACCTTGCATCACACAACCATGTCAGCACCGTTCTATACGAGTGAGAGGATATCGTCTCCACACCCTAAGTGGAAGGAAATAGACTCAGGTatgatttattgtttattaaggagttatttttttttatttaaaactgggTACAATCAAATATCAtgcaaaagtaagtaattaatgtaaaatCAATTCACACTGATTTACCCTACTCGACATAAGCACAGCATGCATATAAAAAGAATCAGTTTAACCaccttaaattaaaaatatttatgttattatttgAGTTAATGATAAAGTACATAATACATACACAATATTTAACTGTAAAAGAACTCACtcaaacatttagatatttttttgttagcCAACAATACTACATAACATTCATAGAATGTATATTTATCAATGTTTAATGTGTCTACTCTTTAAATTCTAGTTAGTGATAAATTTAAGTTAATGAGCAATGTACTTAATGACAAATACGAGTATTAGTATCTACCGGATATTGATATTTGTTATAATAGGCAAGCACGTTTTTTAATTGCATAAGTCATTCAAATGAAAATCTCTGCCCTGCAAACCATATCCATTGCAACTAACGTCAACTGATGTCTTAAGTTTCTATTGTTATGCAAAATCTAAGAAAGACCTAGTGTaggcaggccttccactaggtagaccgacgatctggtgaagatcgcgggaagtgcctggatgcgggcagcacagaactggtcgttgtggaaatccttgggggtggcctttgtccagcagtggaagtcatttggcaaAGAAAAATCATCAATTAAACTTGATAAAAAGACTTATCAATGAGAGACTAAAATAAGGGTAAAGTCCGTCAATTCCCTGCATTGTGGTCCGTTATCCTAAAAACACTGAACTTCTGTCTCACGATGATTCATATTGTTTAGTAGATAAACCAGTTATCTTTTAAATGTGTGTCAGTAACGTAAAATATCAACATCTGGAATAGGGTTACAGTACAACAgacagcaaataatactatattTTTGCTCTAAATTGGCATTTATTACAACGGAATAAGAGCCCATGTGTATCTTGATATGCCATTCGAACTATGGTCTGTTTACTGTACTATTTCATATGCGTGTTATTGTTCTTATCTATTGAGTGATGCATTAGTTCCAGTCAAAACTCAGATTTGATTTGTCTAAATTATACGACATTATGTCTTATTTCCTTGTCTTTAGGTCCACAAACAATTTTGAATTTTCTAGGCCAacgcatattttttacattattattattgttgaaattctgtgttacatttttatgcagaacaaagcaggtttttgactgcaatcacacctgatgttaagtgagatgcagtctagtatacatacctgccctgtaaatgtctactggatgcagaccgctacaaACGGGGcaatgtgaaaatcattgggggaggtctatgttcagcaatggacgtcctgtggccgaAATGATGATGTATACTCACACACCTTATTGCTTTATTGAATAATCGTTACTTGGAATAGATTTTGTTAAGgcgaagaaaaaataaaagcaaaagaAGATACTAAAGAATCTATTTTTATTCGCTGCATTCCTAAAGTACAAATGTTTATCATCTAAAGTGGCCAACACATTTTATCATTCACGATAAAAAACACTTTTCGGTTTTTGTAAACAAGCAGTTGttattcgtaattaaataatattatgattatgTTCTCTCACTATCAGATGGGTTTTCGTTCTCGTGAAGTCTAAAACCAATCTTTCTTTATTGAGATATTTTGTTAACTGACTTATTTTTTACGTTTCAATATCACAGTAATTTGGTATATTAGTTATATTACAGTAAAGTATTATTACATCTGTTCAATAATTTGAAAGAATAACAATGCATCatcattttaatgtttattattatgacATACATGTATAAGTATGATTAATTAAGATTGTATCACAAAATGGTTCCTTGTTTATAATTCAACATTAACTAATGTTCTTGTcaataataaatatcactaAACTGACTCAATCCATTATTTTTTTGTCAACACttaaatcattttaattaacatcgttttaattttatttctttacaaaggtgactgaatttctcccgccacttcttctcagcaccagcccatatgttgtcccgaagtggtggtagggcaagctatatttgggacgtgtataagtgccctggaaagggcctatgtactgaaaaactattttttttacagaactAACCCACCGCATGTCATCAACGAACGTCGTCATCAGGATATGGTGTCACACCATGCCCCCTAGCGACCAGACCGAGCCTACCCAAGACACCGTAATACAAACATGGGGGGTCTACTTCACGGGTCTAAGGTATATAGGAGCAAATCTAGCTCTAAACTTTACCTCAGACTGCTTCAAAAGCAACACACTAGTGTTCCAAATGCACGGAGGATATTTCTGCTCGTACAAAAGTCTCAAACTCGATATAATACCTCCGGAAAATGAATTGGAACATGGCTCGTTGTCATCAGATTCTTCAGGCAAAACGAATCTGTCCCGCGTGACGCTAGAATCCAAGTTCATACAAAACCATAAATATCTGAAGGAATCAAGGTCGGTGTCGCCGAGCAAATTCTCCAAACGGTACGAAAAGGAGTATTCTAAAAGCAACAGCCCAGTTGAAAGAACTTTCAAGCAGAATTTTCCGGCGATAAGAAACTCTGCCAGTATGAACATAGGTTCAAGCCAGCGGGTTGATAGATGCAGAGATGGTAATGAGGCAAAAAAAGTCGATCCGAACTACATTTACGAGCATTCTCCAGAAAATTTAGATGTCAAGGAAATGACTAATGGTTTTTCTAAAAACGCGTCAGCAGAAGAATTAGCGGGCAGTAACATCGACTTGAGTGAGACCGCTGAGAATTACGATTTAAGGAACGAAATGGATGGGGCACCCAAATACAGATATTTGGCTTTAAATTTCCTAAAATCTGAGATACGGCCGAGTTACAACGCAACAAAGCTGCAAAAGTTGCATTTGCTACAGTATTCTATAAAGAAAAGGCAAGAGGCGGTTCAGGAAATTAAGGAAAGAATATACCAGAAGTCTGCGGTGACCAATGACAGTTGGTCTCAGCCCGATGAGTCGGAGATTAGATTAAGATACAAGAGCAGGTCTCAAAAGAACCTCTTTTCGCCTGATGATGAAGGCTTGGACAAACAGAAGTCGTCGTCTCAGAGTGACTTGACGGTCAAAAATGGTAGGATTAAGGAGGAGAAACCTCCAGTCTCTAATGGACCAAGATTAGCGTTAAAATTGAATGATCTCCTGTCTTTTAAGGTGTGTATCTTCATAAAAAATCAACAGTAGAGTTCTGCTATAggcagcggcacgggaggggtgacatacGACTTGAAAAATTTATCTGAAGCAcaagtgggtctagtcaaaatgccatcgcaaaccaataggaagttttcgctaatgtcagtcgccgcgtcaccagtaattcgattcgatcggaaaatggcagccaaaatgcacattgaaccaccaacgacgcggcgatataaaagttcattcaaaatcgaataaaagttaaaaaatgtctatgactttgcgattgtttttactttttttttttaaattagtttcttccttctttctgctctttGTTCTGcttatgcttcgctgtcaaactagctgtcaaaacgacatcgcgatacggatttgtcaaaacagccttagggtgggttgcaccatcttagtttaactttgacaaacgtctaaaatctgtcaaaacccatacaaaaaacaccggttaacgtcatagttacggtcaaagttaggtggtgcaactcaccctattggttttcgatcgaatcgaagcttatcaccggggttttagtaatcgcaatgaaaatggcgggtgttgcgattcgattcgattttgattgagtcttaaatccatgttggctaagcctttgtatgggaaatttcaatccagtctttcgattatcgataggtagggctttgcgattcgattttttgccgtttggctaagccttttttgttatcgacctcttatgcgatttgtttgcgactggtttgcgattttaaagtgcgttttgactagacccactgaagtctcgctgacttTTGGTCCCAATAACGCCCCCCGTGCCGCTCCCTTACTTATTGATAAGAATATACTTTCTATCTCAATATTTTTGAATATACTTTCTTAAAGCTACTATTATTATATTCTTTCTCTTTCAGTCAAAACCCTCGCCTTTCCAAAGGTCAGAGCATATAAGACTAACAAAACAATTAGAAATATTAAGGTTTAAGCGAATAATACTCTCGGATGAAAGGGACAGCAAGCTGGCCAACATTAGAAGACTGAAAGAGATACGTGCTAAGCTGTTTGAGGAGAACCAAGACATAGGTGAGTGTTTTGTTAACCGCACAAAACCATAATTAAATAGTATCTAAGTAATTTATGTCAAAGACGCCTGTCAAGATGTTTGTCAAGAATTTTGTACAGATGTTTTTGGAAGTTTTCTTTCATCgtcataagacgtccactgcggaAAATAGGCTCCtttaatgatttccagattagttggtggcggcctgcatccagcgccttcctgctacctttatgatgatgctatatctatactaatattataaagctgaagagtttgtttgattgtttgtttgtttacttgaacgcgctaatctcggGAACTACTATTTCTTTCATATGCGTGTCTCGATTATTTTTTGAACAATTTTTGCAAAGACCAAAATGGAGGACAGTTTCAATATTCAATCTTTTATTGCCTTAAAATGTATAgtctatagatcgtttcatctacgaagacgcgccccaccattcttccgaatatttgagtgttatcggtacacgctaaatgatccatgagtgcacacgcacacaaCAATTATGActctcggattgctcggatcaaactccccgcaccccgcgcttccctcgaccaaaaattggtggggcgcgtccgagtggatgaaacgatctacctAAGCTATGTGCTGTTGACAATTGACTGTACAATAAATTCCTACCACAGCCTTTATTTATCCACAAACATCTTTACAAATCCGTGACCGGC
This genomic interval carries:
- the LOC135084617 gene encoding uncharacterized protein LOC135084617, whose product is MFGRPRCREWTPLATQQLRLRSLIQIVGYNIRPPEGCTAQCSFYLTLHHTTMSAPFYTSERISSPHPKWKEIDSELTHRMSSTNVVIRIWCHTMPPSDQTEPTQDTVIQTWGVYFTGLRYIGANLALNFTSDCFKSNTLVFQMHGGYFCSYKSLKLDIIPPENELEHGSLSSDSSGKTNLSRVTLESKFIQNHKYLKESRSVSPSKFSKRYEKEYSKSNSPVERTFKQNFPAIRNSASMNIGSSQRVDRCRDGNEAKKVDPNYIYEHSPENLDVKEMTNGFSKNASAEELAGSNIDLSETAENYDLRNEMDGAPKYRYLALNFLKSEIRPSYNATKLQKLHLLQYSIKKRQEAVQEIKERIYQKSAVTNDSWSQPDESEIRLRYKSRSQKNLFSPDDEGLDKQKSSSQSDLTVKNGRIKEEKPPVSNGPRLALKLNDLLSFKSKPSPFQRSEHIRLTKQLEILRFKRIILSDERDSKLANIRRLKEIRAKLFEENQDIGSELMEDYHTLSRRTETVKDKKQSCAALRELAARSHAALASLRCELLTQLHQIFYIEQKDQTTWTIIGVPLPICGDESPRAHSAVSDSVAAGFAAQAVCLAAAALNQPLRYKVTLLGSASKILDVTPDLPDPNIPLFARGGDSTLFLYAMFLLNKCIAQLLWGRGMHVSDLRPTLANLQKLLTTPSNFADTSKLFGTYRWLADNQCPRTQSLRSLVATDRGKFRQFNRFKDAVDGQAPQVALKRHRHSRSVGSYHDDQESPNLDASTTSIMGSEPNIYNMKLTQANSADMPPSLLKTHNSDSEIPTHIEEKPSETSEENKFIFTLGEDTKLINLQSEKLVRISSNNGDEVCETCHDESVKRICSEIENFCSTSGIRDIHEGFDVAKHMETINDNMVKYVEGKSETETVACDTCENQDVCDVVCAKNVTDVIVIPSAEAILDTGQLTVEQDGDEK